From one Pseudomonas sp. B21-048 genomic stretch:
- a CDS encoding amidase encodes MIEVTEVSIAQLRAALESGQTTAVELVQAYLARIDAYDGPDTPTALNAVVVRNPDALKEAQASDARRAKGQTLGPLDGIPYTAKDSYLVKGLTAASGSPAFANLIAYRDAFTIERLRAAGAICLGKTNMPPMANGGMQRGVYGRAESPYNADYLTAPFASGSSNGAGTATAASFAAFGLAEETWSSGRGPASNNGLCAYTPSRGVISVRGNWPLTPTMDVVVPFARTMADLLEVLDVIVADDPDTRGDLWRMQPWVPIPSVASVRPASYGSLAANTDALAGKRFGVPRMYINADPDAGTSDAPGIGGPTGQRINTRASVIGLWEEARKAFEAAGAEVIEVDFPLVSNCEGDRPGAPTVFNRGLVSKEFLHHELWDLTAWAFDDFLQANGDPTLNRLVDVNGPLIFPHDPGTLPNREGDLAAGMEEYVRMAERGITPWDQITTVPDGLRGLEQTRRIDLEEWMDRLGLDAVIFPTVADVGPANADVDPTSADIAWSNGVWVANGNLAIRHLGVPTVTVPMGIMPDIGMPVGLTFAGRAYDDSTLLRLASAFESMGTKRLIPPRTPPLSGV; translated from the coding sequence ATGATTGAGGTCACCGAGGTCTCCATTGCTCAACTGCGTGCTGCGCTCGAATCGGGCCAGACGACGGCGGTTGAGCTAGTCCAGGCCTATCTCGCCCGGATTGATGCCTACGACGGCCCCGACACGCCCACCGCCCTCAACGCAGTGGTGGTTCGCAACCCCGATGCGCTCAAGGAAGCGCAGGCGTCCGATGCCCGTCGGGCCAAGGGCCAGACGCTAGGGCCGCTCGACGGCATTCCCTATACGGCCAAAGACAGTTATCTGGTGAAGGGGCTCACCGCAGCCTCTGGAAGTCCCGCCTTCGCGAACCTGATTGCTTATCGCGATGCGTTCACCATCGAACGGCTTCGTGCCGCCGGCGCGATCTGCCTGGGCAAGACCAATATGCCGCCCATGGCCAACGGCGGCATGCAGCGTGGGGTCTATGGCCGTGCCGAGAGCCCGTACAACGCTGATTATCTCACTGCCCCTTTCGCATCGGGTTCATCGAACGGCGCCGGTACGGCAACCGCCGCCAGTTTCGCAGCCTTCGGCCTCGCCGAAGAGACTTGGTCGAGCGGCCGGGGCCCTGCCTCGAACAATGGTTTGTGTGCCTATACGCCTTCGCGCGGGGTGATCTCGGTGCGCGGCAACTGGCCGTTGACGCCGACCATGGACGTTGTCGTGCCGTTTGCCAGAACCATGGCCGACCTGCTCGAAGTGCTCGACGTGATAGTGGCGGACGATCCCGACACACGGGGCGATCTGTGGCGGATGCAACCCTGGGTGCCCATTCCGAGTGTCGCCTCGGTGCGTCCCGCTTCCTATGGGTCGCTTGCCGCAAATACCGATGCCCTCGCCGGAAAGCGCTTCGGCGTTCCTCGTATGTACATCAATGCAGATCCCGATGCAGGCACCAGCGATGCGCCTGGCATCGGTGGTCCGACGGGTCAGCGAATCAACACCCGTGCCTCGGTGATCGGTCTTTGGGAAGAGGCTCGCAAGGCATTTGAAGCTGCCGGAGCCGAGGTGATCGAGGTCGACTTCCCGCTGGTCTCCAATTGCGAGGGCGATCGTCCTGGTGCACCGACGGTGTTCAACCGTGGCCTGGTGTCCAAAGAGTTCCTTCACCATGAGTTATGGGATCTGACAGCTTGGGCGTTCGACGATTTTCTGCAGGCCAACGGCGATCCAACACTCAATCGCCTGGTCGATGTGAACGGGCCGTTGATTTTTCCGCACGACCCGGGAACGCTGCCTAACCGAGAGGGCGACCTTGCCGCGGGCATGGAAGAGTATGTGCGAATGGCAGAGCGCGGCATCACTCCTTGGGACCAGATCACCACGGTGCCTGACGGGCTACGTGGCCTTGAGCAAACGCGCCGGATCGATCTTGAAGAGTGGATGGACCGGCTGGGGCTCGACGCGGTGATCTTCCCGACGGTGGCCGACGTCGGGCCGGCGAATGCCGATGTCGATCCGACGTCTGCGGATATCGCGTGGAGTAACGGTGTCTGGGTCGCCAATGGCAATCTCGCCATCCGCCACCTAGGTGTTCCTACGGTCACGGTGCCGATGGGAATAATGCCGGACATCGGCATGCCCGTCGGGCTGACCTTTGCCGGTCGCGCCTATGACGATTCGACGCTGCTTCGCTTGGCTTCGGCGTTTGAGTCGATGGGGACGAAGCGATTGATCCCGCCTCGAACCCCGCCATTGTCGGGTGTCTAA